A window of Bacillus sp. BGMRC 2118 genomic DNA:
TTATGACTGGTCTGATGAACTTTCAACTTATTTTCGTGAATTCCAACAATGCTGGAGTAACGGAAATTGGGATGAAATGATGAGATTATTGAAATGGAAGAGTATATATGGACCTCACCGTAATGAACATGGGCTTGTAGAAATTTGCAGTCTGTTGGATAAGATGTTTTTACATGCAATGAAAAATGTATTGCGAGAAGGAAAGCCAATTTCACCTGGAGACACAAGAGACAGGTTGCATACTGTTAAAGTACCTACCTTAATTTTAGTAGGAGAAATGGATTTTGAGGATTACCATCATATTGCTGAAATATATAATCAATCCCTTTCAAACTCAATAAAGAAGATCGTTCCCGATGTTGGTCATTTTATAAACTTAGAAAATCCAAGTTTATTTAACGAAATAACCAGCAATTTTATAAGAAACCAAAATAATTGACATATCCATTTTTTTCCATAATAATATAAACTATACAGTATAGTAGCATATTGTATACCCCTGATATATAGTTACCCCATCTTTAAATAGAGGGGTATCTTATATCACTTTTAATAAACTAACTAGTCAGTTTTATATAGCTATTAAGGATAATGAGGTGAATAGTGATGAGTGAAAGTCATCAATTAAAATGGCAAAAAGACATTATTGGGGAAGAGTATAAGGATATTTCAATAATGCATACAGAACAGACAAAAATTTTCCCTAGATCGAAAAGAAGAAAAAAATACAGCAACGATAAAAAAATATATTCGAAGGATTAGTAGCGGATTGATAAATATCATTGGATATCTTTTTACTGAAATGTTACTATTATTTTAAATAAACTTACAAGTCAGTTTTTTTTATGACGAAGAGAGATATTGAGGGGGAGTTAATGATGAGATCGTTTGAAGAGAATTTAGAAAAATACGCTGAATTAGCAGTTAAAGTTGGAGTGAATGTCCAACCAGGTCAACCTTTATTTGTTAATGCAGATATATCTAGTGCACCATTTGTGCGTAAGGTTGTAAGAAAGGCTTATGAAGCAGGTGCTAAGTACGTGCAAGTTGAATGGTCTGATGAAGTCGTAACAAGAACAAGATATGATCATGCACCAGATGAATCATTTGAATACTTTCCTAAATGGAGAGCTGATATGATCGAGCAAGCTTACAAAGAAGGAGCAGCTGCCTTGCATATTGTCTCGATGAATCCAGAACTTCTAAAAGGTGTAGACCCAAATAAAATCTCTAGATTAGCTAGAGTTGCAGGTGAAGCTAGTAAAGAATATATGAAGTATCCACGAGGATTTAAGATTAGCTGGTCAATTGTGGCGGTACCTTCCGTTGCCTGGGCAGAAAAGGTATTCCCTGAGGCCGGATCTTCTGATGAACAAGTTGAAAAACTATGGAGTGCGATATTTGATGCAACACGTATTACAGAAGAAAACCCTATAGAAGCGTGGATTAACCATAATCAAAACCTAAATAATAAAGTAGATTACTTAAATAACGAAAACTTCCAATACTTACATTACACAGCTCCTGGGACAGATTTAACTATTGAGCTGGCTGAGAAGCATCTATGGGTAGGAGCAGAAAGTATTGATGATTCAGGATCAAGCTTTGTTGCCAACATGCCAACAGAAGAAGTGTTTACGACACCACTTAAAACAGGCGTAAATGGTACAGTTAGTAGTACAAAGCCTTTAAGTTATGCAGGAAACATCATTAATAACTTCTCTCTAACATTTAAAGAAGGTAGAATTGTAGATTTCCAAGCAGAGGAAGGATATGAAGCACTTCAAAAGCTAGTTGAAACAGATGAAGGCTCTCATTATTTAGGAGAAGTGGCACTAGTT
This region includes:
- a CDS encoding alpha/beta hydrolase, which gives rise to MVHRESGFLTIQGVQTYYEVAGDGEPILFIHGIDSDSRMWDKQVEVLSKSYKTIRFDLRGFGQTPMPLGEFHIQDDINHLMELLEIPSAHIIGYSFGGTVSLPFALKYPERVKSIILAGAGMVGYDWSDELSTYFREFQQCWSNGNWDEMMRLLKWKSIYGPHRNEHGLVEICSLLDKMFLHAMKNVLREGKPISPGDTRDRLHTVKVPTLILVGEMDFEDYHHIAEIYNQSLSNSIKKIVPDVGHFINLENPSLFNEITSNFIRNQNN
- a CDS encoding aminopeptidase, translating into MRSFEENLEKYAELAVKVGVNVQPGQPLFVNADISSAPFVRKVVRKAYEAGAKYVQVEWSDEVVTRTRYDHAPDESFEYFPKWRADMIEQAYKEGAAALHIVSMNPELLKGVDPNKISRLARVAGEASKEYMKYPRGFKISWSIVAVPSVAWAEKVFPEAGSSDEQVEKLWSAIFDATRITEENPIEAWINHNQNLNNKVDYLNNENFQYLHYTAPGTDLTIELAEKHLWVGAESIDDSGSSFVANMPTEEVFTTPLKTGVNGTVSSTKPLSYAGNIINNFSLTFKEGRIVDFQAEEGYEALQKLVETDEGSHYLGEVALVPHNSPISNTNILFYNTLFDENASNHLAIGSSYTFTIKDGNDMTEQDLIDNGINQSVTHVDFMIGSGEMDIDGIKKDGTVVPLFRKGNWA